In the genome of Streptomyces sp. Q6, the window TCCGAAGATCGCGCCGGTCGCCACGAAGGTCGCCACCAGGACCTGCAACCCGCGCGCGCGGAGCGCCGATCCGGCACCCTGCTGCTCCCGGGGGTGCGGGGCGGGTTCCGTGGCCCGCTGCGAGGTCAGCCAGAAGACACCGACCGCGAGGAAACAGCCCGCGAGGAGAGGCCCCGCCTCCGGGAACCACGCCGTGGAGAGACCGATCGAGATGATCGGCCCGAAGATGAAGCACACCTCGTCGATCACGGACTCGAAGGAGTACGCGGTGTGCAGCTGCCGCGGGGTGTCCCGGTACAGGACCGCCCACCGCGCGCGGATCATCGAGCCCACACTGGGCACACAGCCGATGAACGCCGCACACAGGAAGAGCGTCCAGTCCGGCGCTTTGTACGTGGCGCACAGCAGGAGCGCGGAGACCGCGGCGAGCGAGACGAGGGTCGCCGGGCGCAGCACGCGCCGCTGCCCGTGCCGGTCGACGAGGCGGGAGATCTGCGGCCCGATCGCGGCGGCGGACAGCGCCACCGTCGCCGACAGGGCGCCGGCGAGGCCGTAGCGGCCGGTGAGCTGCGAGACCATCGTGACGATGCCGATGCCCATCATCGACAGGGGCATCCGGCCCAGGAACCCGGCCACCGAGAAACTCTTGGTCCCGGGCAGGGCGAATATGGCGCGGTAGGGGCTGGGCAACGGGACTCCGACAGGAACAGTAAGGCGTGAACTCGGCTGACACAGCTTACGCGTGTCCCAGTTCGACGGCATGGCGGTTTTCCGCCTGTCAGTGACGGGTGGCAGGATCGAACACATGCCAGAAGCGCCCGCCCCCACCTCCGACGCCCGCCCCTACGACGCCCTGCTGCTGCTCTCGTTCGGAGGCCCCGAGGGCCCCGACGACGTGGTCCCGTTCCTGGAGAACGTGACACGCGGCCGCGGCATCCCCAAGGAGCGGCTCAAAGAAGTAGGCCAGCACTACTTCCTGTTCGGCGGGGTCAGCCCGATCAACGACCAGAACCGGGCCCTGCTCGACGCCCTGCGCAAGGACTTCGCCGACCACGGCCTCGACCTGCCGGTGTACTGGGGCAACCGGAACTGGGCGCCGTACCTGACCGACACCCTGCGCGAGATGGTC includes:
- a CDS encoding MFS transporter; its protein translation is MPSPYRAIFALPGTKSFSVAGFLGRMPLSMMGIGIVTMVSQLTGRYGLAGALSATVALSAAAIGPQISRLVDRHGQRRVLRPATLVSLAAVSALLLCATYKAPDWTLFLCAAFIGCVPSVGSMIRARWAVLYRDTPRQLHTAYSFESVIDEVCFIFGPIISIGLSTAWFPEAGPLLAGCFLAVGVFWLTSQRATEPAPHPREQQGAGSALRARGLQVLVATFVATGAIFGAVDVVTVAFAEEQGHKSMASVVLAIYAAGSCVAGAVFGLLHFKGAPAPRWLVGVVAMAVSMIPLQLVGNLPFLAVALFVAGLSIAPTMITTMALVEQHVPRAKLTEGMTWVSTGLAVGVALGSSVAGWVIDAYGARAGYGVPGVSGIVAVLVAFLGYRRLKQPVPQRGGPTDEHGADGQHEEQRSVA